One part of the Natronorubrum sediminis genome encodes these proteins:
- a CDS encoding glycosyltransferase family 4 protein — MTALEHAGIEVTTVPVPGEHRAREDAVSRRTPFDYVKYLPQVLRESKGEYDLVHANYGLTVPFAVAAASLPRTELPVVSTLWGGEYRDNPFASIIERFTARSDRIVVPSNTMADRVDQPSHVVPFPVDTTQFRPVPRAEARERVGWPTDERIVLFPYAPSREEKNYPLARRVVDGLEHDVTLRTVANEPYDEMPSYLNAADAVLITSRFESGPMSLKEAAACNTPVVSRDVGFAQEVLEDVSNSAIANDVDSLREELAAVLECGEPSDGRTRVTEYTTAEMGTRLRGVYERCLERA, encoded by the coding sequence ATGACCGCTCTCGAGCACGCCGGTATCGAGGTGACGACCGTTCCAGTTCCCGGAGAGCACCGTGCTCGTGAGGACGCAGTCAGTCGTCGAACGCCCTTCGATTACGTGAAGTATCTGCCACAGGTACTGCGCGAGTCGAAAGGTGAATACGATCTCGTTCACGCGAATTACGGCCTCACCGTTCCCTTTGCCGTCGCAGCAGCGTCGCTCCCACGAACCGAGTTACCAGTCGTCTCGACTCTCTGGGGTGGCGAGTATCGAGACAACCCCTTCGCGTCGATCATCGAACGGTTCACCGCTCGAAGCGATCGGATCGTCGTTCCCTCGAACACGATGGCAGATCGCGTCGACCAACCGAGCCACGTCGTCCCATTTCCCGTCGATACGACTCAGTTCCGACCGGTTCCTCGAGCCGAGGCGCGTGAACGCGTTGGTTGGCCCACCGACGAACGGATCGTCCTCTTCCCGTACGCACCGTCGCGCGAAGAAAAGAACTACCCACTGGCACGACGCGTCGTCGACGGACTCGAGCACGATGTGACCCTCCGAACGGTCGCCAACGAGCCCTACGACGAAATGCCGTCCTATCTCAATGCCGCTGACGCCGTGTTGATCACCTCCCGGTTCGAAAGCGGCCCGATGTCGCTCAAGGAGGCTGCCGCTTGCAACACGCCAGTCGTCTCGCGCGACGTCGGCTTTGCCCAGGAGGTACTCGAGGACGTATCAAACTCTGCAATCGCGAACGACGTGGACTCACTCCGCGAGGAACTGGCAGCAGTCCTCGAGTGTGGTGAGCCCTCAGACGGGAGAACGCGGGTGACTGAGTATACGACCGCCGAGATGGGGACGCGTCTCCGCGGTGTGTACGAACGGTGTCTCGAACGCGCCTGA
- a CDS encoding DNA-directed RNA polymerase subunit N, with amino-acid sequence MMVPVRCFTCGTVVGEHWEEFDERANEGDEDPQKVLDELGVERYCCRRMLVSHTDLVDVVSPYQ; translated from the coding sequence ATGATGGTACCGGTCCGGTGTTTCACCTGTGGCACTGTCGTCGGCGAACACTGGGAGGAGTTCGACGAACGAGCGAACGAGGGCGACGAAGACCCACAGAAGGTCTTGGACGAACTCGGCGTCGAGCGCTACTGCTGTCGGCGCATGCTCGTGAGTCACACCGACCTCGTCGACGTGGTCTCCCCATACCAGTAA
- a CDS encoding 50S ribosomal protein L13 — protein sequence MSIAEFDADVVVNARDCILGRVASEVAQRALDGERVAIVNAEDAVITGDKEDVFGTYRKRLELGSDRGPYYPKRPDTIFKRSVRGMVPHKKPRGRDALDNVRVYVGNPYEDDDDREAEVLEGTSLDRLSNIRFVHLGEVSDQLGANVTW from the coding sequence ATGAGTATCGCAGAATTCGACGCAGACGTCGTCGTCAACGCACGTGACTGTATCCTCGGCCGCGTCGCCAGCGAAGTCGCACAGCGAGCGCTCGACGGCGAGCGCGTCGCCATCGTCAACGCAGAAGACGCCGTCATCACCGGGGACAAAGAGGACGTGTTCGGAACCTACCGAAAACGCCTCGAACTCGGCTCCGACCGTGGCCCCTACTACCCGAAGCGACCGGATACGATCTTCAAGCGCTCCGTTCGCGGAATGGTGCCACACAAGAAGCCACGCGGTCGCGACGCGCTCGACAACGTCCGCGTCTACGTCGGCAACCCCTACGAAGATGACGATGACCGCGAGGCCGAAGTCCTCGAGGGCACGTCGTTGGACCGCCTGTCGAACATCCGCTTCGTCCACCTGGGCGAAGTCTCCGATCAACTCGGTGCTAACGTCACATGGTAA
- the rpsB gene encoding 30S ribosomal protein S2 produces the protein MTDNDATQEGLDAAESEIDEEPAEGAGPAADPDDDVEPADEQSTDAEADAADASEEPVTGEDADDAGPTLDDDVMSDEEADLLIPVEDYLGAGVHIGTQQKTDDMERFIHRVRTDGLYVLDVSKTDGRIRTAADFLANYDPEQILVTSSRQYGRFPAEKFAEAVGARARTGRFIPGTLTNPKYDGYIEPDVLVVTDPIGDAQAVKEAITVGIPVIAMCDSNNQVSNVDLVVPTNNKGRKALSVVYWLLANEVLDRRGAEPSYSLEDFESMV, from the coding sequence ATGACAGATAACGACGCAACCCAGGAAGGGCTCGACGCTGCCGAGTCGGAGATCGACGAGGAGCCAGCAGAAGGTGCTGGTCCCGCCGCCGACCCCGACGACGACGTCGAGCCAGCCGACGAACAGTCCACCGATGCCGAGGCCGACGCGGCCGACGCTTCGGAAGAACCAGTCACTGGCGAGGACGCCGACGACGCCGGTCCAACCCTCGACGACGACGTAATGTCCGACGAGGAAGCGGATCTCCTCATTCCCGTCGAGGACTACCTCGGTGCCGGTGTCCACATCGGGACCCAGCAAAAGACCGACGACATGGAGCGGTTCATCCACCGCGTCCGAACCGACGGTCTGTACGTACTGGACGTCTCGAAGACCGACGGCCGTATTCGAACGGCCGCGGACTTCCTCGCGAACTACGACCCAGAACAGATTCTGGTCACCTCGAGTCGTCAGTACGGTCGCTTCCCAGCGGAAAAGTTCGCCGAAGCCGTGGGCGCTCGTGCCCGCACCGGTCGCTTCATCCCGGGAACGCTGACGAACCCCAAGTACGACGGGTACATCGAGCCTGATGTTCTCGTCGTCACGGACCCAATCGGTGACGCCCAAGCAGTCAAAGAGGCGATCACGGTCGGGATCCCAGTCATCGCGATGTGTGACTCGAACAACCAGGTCAGCAACGTCGACCTCGTCGTCCCGACGAACAACAAGGGTCGTAAGGCCCTCTCGGTCGTCTACTGGCTGCTCGCCAACGAAGTCCTCGACCGCCGCGGCGCAGAGCCGTCGTACTCGCTCGAGGACTTCGAGAGCATGGTCTAA
- a CDS encoding 30S ribosomal protein S9 → MVTNTSGKKKTAVARATVDEGEGRVRINSKPVELVEPEMSRLKMLEPFRIAGDELRNEVDIDVHVEGGGISGQADAVRTAIARGIVQHTNDAELRDAYMEFDRSLLVNDVRQSEPKKWGGPGARARYQKSYR, encoded by the coding sequence ATGGTAACGAATACGAGTGGGAAGAAAAAGACCGCCGTCGCCCGCGCGACCGTCGACGAGGGCGAAGGTCGTGTCCGAATCAACTCCAAACCAGTCGAACTGGTCGAACCCGAAATGTCGCGGCTCAAGATGCTCGAGCCGTTTCGCATCGCTGGCGACGAACTCCGTAACGAGGTGGATATCGACGTTCACGTCGAAGGTGGCGGAATCAGCGGACAGGCAGACGCCGTCCGAACCGCTATCGCTCGCGGAATCGTCCAGCATACGAACGATGCAGAACTCCGCGATGCGTACATGGAGTTCGATCGCTCGCTGTTGGTCAACGACGTTCGCCAGTCCGAACCAAAGAAGTGGGGCGGCCCGGGCGCTCGGGCGCGCTACCAGAAGTCCTACCGCTAA
- a CDS encoding 50S ribosomal protein L18e, protein MSSKTNPRLNDLIAELKSTSREADADVWRDVADRLEKPRRTHAEVNLGRIERYAREEETVVVPGKVLGSGALQKNVTVAAVNFSSSAETKIDQVGEPVPLEQLLEENPEGSDVRVIR, encoded by the coding sequence ATGAGTAGCAAAACCAATCCGAGGCTCAACGATCTCATCGCCGAGCTGAAGTCGACGTCCCGCGAAGCGGACGCCGACGTCTGGCGAGACGTTGCGGATCGACTCGAAAAGCCCCGTCGCACCCACGCTGAGGTGAACCTGGGCCGCATCGAGCGATACGCACGCGAAGAAGAGACTGTCGTCGTTCCCGGCAAAGTGCTGGGATCCGGCGCACTACAGAAGAATGTCACCGTGGCCGCCGTCAACTTCTCTTCGTCAGCAGAGACGAAGATCGATCAGGTCGGCGAGCCAGTACCGCTCGAGCAATTGCTCGAAGAGAACCCAGAAGGATCCGACGTGCGGGTGATTCGATGA
- a CDS encoding DNA-directed RNA polymerase subunit K, with amino-acid sequence MQQEHHNRYEKARILGARALQVSYGAPVLIESEQTQPILIAAEEYDADALPFTVKRGYDRK; translated from the coding sequence ATGCAACAGGAACATCACAACCGCTACGAGAAGGCACGCATTCTCGGCGCACGAGCGCTGCAGGTGTCCTATGGCGCACCGGTGTTGATCGAATCGGAGCAGACCCAACCGATCCTCATCGCCGCCGAGGAGTACGACGCTGACGCGTTGCCGTTTACCGTCAAGCGGGGGTACGATCGAAAATGA
- the eno gene encoding phosphopyruvate hydratase gives MTLITDVRLRRILDSRGNPTVEADVVTESGGFGRAGAPSGASTGEYEAVERPPAEAIAAAREHAVPRLVGEAYAGNQREVDTILHAADGTDDFSKIGANSAVAISMAAAKAGADVLGAPLFQHLGGAFRGENFPVPLGNVVGGGEHAADATDIQEFLVAPVGAPSIEDAVFANAAVHGVVADLLEERDVPSGKGDEGAWAPSIDDEAAFEVVDEAVSQVEDDVGFEIRFGLDVAAAEMYDADSETYEYESAGINRDTDEQIEYIADLVREYDLVYVEDPLDENDYEAFADLTDRVGDRTLICGDDLFVTNTDRLTEGIDQGAGNSILIKPNQIGTLSDAFDAIELATENGYDSVVSHRSGETEDATIAHLAVATDAPFIKTGAVGGERTAKLNELIRIADDAT, from the coding sequence ATGACGCTCATCACCGACGTTCGGCTCCGACGGATCCTCGACTCGCGGGGGAACCCGACTGTCGAGGCTGACGTCGTCACCGAAAGCGGCGGATTCGGCCGTGCTGGCGCACCAAGTGGTGCCAGTACGGGCGAGTACGAGGCCGTCGAACGGCCGCCTGCGGAGGCGATTGCCGCGGCCCGTGAACACGCTGTGCCGCGACTCGTCGGTGAGGCGTACGCCGGGAACCAACGAGAAGTCGACACCATTCTACACGCTGCAGACGGAACGGACGACTTCTCGAAAATCGGTGCGAACAGTGCGGTCGCCATCTCGATGGCCGCCGCAAAAGCTGGTGCCGACGTGCTCGGCGCACCCTTATTCCAGCACCTCGGTGGTGCGTTTCGCGGCGAGAACTTCCCGGTCCCGCTCGGAAACGTCGTCGGTGGTGGCGAACACGCTGCCGATGCGACCGACATTCAGGAGTTTTTGGTCGCACCAGTTGGCGCACCCAGTATCGAAGACGCCGTCTTCGCGAACGCCGCCGTCCACGGGGTCGTCGCCGATTTGCTCGAGGAACGTGACGTTCCATCGGGCAAGGGCGATGAAGGTGCGTGGGCACCGTCGATCGACGACGAAGCGGCGTTCGAGGTCGTCGACGAGGCGGTCTCGCAGGTCGAAGACGACGTCGGCTTCGAGATTCGATTCGGTCTCGACGTCGCGGCCGCCGAGATGTACGACGCCGACTCGGAAACCTACGAGTACGAGTCTGCGGGCATCAACCGTGACACCGACGAGCAAATCGAGTACATCGCCGACCTCGTCCGTGAATACGACCTCGTCTACGTCGAGGATCCACTCGACGAGAACGACTACGAAGCGTTCGCCGATCTCACCGATAGAGTCGGCGACCGGACGCTGATCTGTGGCGACGACCTCTTCGTCACCAACACCGATCGACTCACTGAGGGCATCGACCAAGGGGCTGGAAACAGCATCCTGATCAAGCCCAACCAGATCGGAACGCTTTCCGACGCCTTCGACGCGATCGAACTCGCGACGGAGAACGGATACGATTCGGTCGTCTCCCACCGTTCGGGCGAGACCGAGGACGCGACGATCGCACACCTCGCCGTCGCGACCGACGCACCCTTCATCAAGACGGGTGCCGTCGGCGGCGAGCGAACCGCTAAACTCAACGAGCTCATCAGAATCGCAGACGACGCGACATGA
- a CDS encoding DUF354 domain-containing protein — protein sequence MDIIITIQHAANVHFFKHVVCELEAVGHDVHVFAREKGVTTRLLDAYRIEYELLCEEPDGWFGLGLTQVRYEYRLLQRAREIEPAVIVSSHGIAATHVATLVGATSHVYIDTETAINGGNRLTTPFADTVYTPESFREGYSGDHVTYPGFHELAYLHPNRFEPNESILRRHGVDPDDRYAVLRFGAWRGNHDVGKNGISPESRHEITDMLAANGDVYVSVEGDDEIPMGGEPLPVPPEAFHHLLAFADIVVGEVATTTLEASILGTPTVRISPFAGQNEMGKFRELEDRGLVRSFRTSREAEALEVIERIDRDPTATATWADRRETLLSETTDVTAYVISQLHERGVSTTDRLTPQTSEATRDERNDSIPN from the coding sequence ATGGATATCATCATCACGATTCAACATGCAGCGAACGTGCACTTTTTCAAACACGTTGTCTGCGAGCTCGAGGCGGTGGGACACGACGTGCACGTGTTTGCTCGGGAGAAGGGTGTGACGACGCGACTGCTCGACGCCTATCGGATCGAGTACGAACTCCTGTGTGAGGAACCCGACGGGTGGTTCGGATTGGGGCTGACGCAGGTACGATACGAATATCGGTTGCTTCAACGAGCACGTGAAATCGAGCCAGCGGTTATCGTCTCCAGTCACGGAATCGCAGCGACACACGTCGCGACACTCGTCGGTGCGACGAGTCACGTCTACATCGACACCGAGACGGCAATCAATGGTGGGAACCGTCTTACGACTCCGTTTGCAGATACGGTATACACACCGGAGAGCTTCCGTGAGGGATACAGTGGGGACCACGTCACCTACCCAGGATTTCACGAGCTCGCGTATCTCCACCCGAATCGATTCGAGCCGAACGAGTCGATTCTCAGACGACACGGTGTCGACCCCGACGACCGATACGCCGTGCTCCGATTCGGTGCGTGGAGAGGCAATCACGACGTCGGAAAGAACGGTATCTCGCCCGAATCCCGACACGAGATCACCGACATGCTTGCAGCGAACGGCGACGTGTACGTCTCCGTCGAAGGTGACGATGAGATTCCGATGGGCGGTGAACCCCTTCCCGTTCCACCGGAGGCGTTCCATCACTTACTCGCGTTCGCCGACATCGTCGTCGGCGAAGTCGCGACGACAACGCTCGAGGCCAGCATTCTCGGCACGCCAACCGTTCGGATCAGCCCGTTTGCTGGCCAGAACGAAATGGGAAAATTCCGCGAACTCGAGGACCGAGGGCTTGTTCGATCGTTTCGGACGAGTCGAGAAGCCGAGGCGCTCGAGGTCATCGAACGAATCGATCGTGATCCGACTGCTACAGCGACCTGGGCGGATCGACGTGAGACGCTCCTGTCGGAGACGACAGACGTTACGGCGTACGTGATTTCCCAACTTCACGAGCGTGGCGTTTCGACGACGGACCGTCTCACACCCCAGACATCGGAGGCAACGAGGGACGAGCGCAACGACTCGATTCCAAACTAA